From a single Osmerus mordax isolate fOsmMor3 chromosome 6, fOsmMor3.pri, whole genome shotgun sequence genomic region:
- the LOC136944635 gene encoding interleukin-22 receptor subunit alpha-2-like isoform X3: MLRPVLVLVLLLYHHGCGVSCQERPYFVSRNFHNVLQWGEDGSGGGDVLYSVFWARYGTEFVPKLECQNMRSLSCNLSADTTYDYHSSRFLARVYANTTLLGETPTFKPLEDTVLGPPLLKVVEGELKGSVEVLCSLPPRVEEVLTKNKLSYSHYDAYYNLTITTGNADVKETSNGVFEVQRPGVSKACGAVVYRPYLNQQRSPSQEASFCISELTWPH, from the exons ATGCTCCGTCCTgtgctggtcctggttctgCTGCTGTACCACCATG gctgcgGGGTATCATGTCAGGAGAGACCATACTTCGTATCCAGGAACTTCCATAACGTGCTGCAGTGGGGTGAGGATGGAAGTGGTGGAGGGGACGTCCTCTACAGTGTCTTCTGGGCCAG ATACGGGACAGAGTTTGTGCCGAAGCTGGAGTGTCAGAACATGAGGTCTCTCTCCTGTAACCTCAGTGCTGACACGACGTACGACTACCACTCCTCCCGCTTCCTGGCTCGTGTCTACGCCAACACCACGCTGCTGGGAGAGACACCAACCTTCAAACCCCTGGAAGACA cGGTACTGGGCCCTCCCCTCCTGAAGGTAGTTGAGGGTGAGCTGAAGGGGTCTGTGGAggtgctctgctctctcccccccagggtTGAGGAGGTGCTCACCAAGAACAAGTTATCCTACTCCCACTATGATGCCTACTACAACCTCACCATCACCACTGGCAATGCTGac GTGAAGGAGACTTCTAATGGGGTGTTCGAGGTCCAGAGACCAGGTGTGTCAAAGGCCTGTGGGGCAGTGGTGTACCGTCCCTACCTGAACCAGCAGCGCTCCCCCAGCCAGGAGGCCTCC